One Benincasa hispida cultivar B227 chromosome 5, ASM972705v1, whole genome shotgun sequence genomic window carries:
- the LOC120078064 gene encoding expansin-A16, protein MAAFLAIIVYYLVLLQTPTNIFAAKDEEEWKSATATYSKETDGSIVTEGACGYGDLHKVSYGKYSAGLSSMMFNRGSTCGACYELRCVDHILWCLQGSPTVILTATDFCPPNYGLSSEYGGWCNFPKEHFEMSEAAFAEIAEKKADIVPVQYRRVRCDRNGGMRFTVSGNSRFFQVLITNVGMDGELVAVKVKGSRTGWIPLARNWGQNWQSNVNLHGQPLSFEVTSSSGRALTSYSVAPGNWQFGQTFEGKQF, encoded by the exons ATGGCGGCCTTTTTAGCTATAATAGTCTACTATTTAGTTCTTCTGCAAACACCCACCAACATATTTGCGGCTAAGGATGAAGAAGAGTGGAAATCTGCTACTGCAACATACTCCAAAGAAACAGATGGGTCAATTGTTACAG AAGGTGCTTGTGGTTATGGAGATCTGCATAAGGTAAGCTATGGAAAATATAGCGCTGGACTGAGTAGCATGATGTTTAATAGAGGGAGTACCTGTGGAGCTTGCTATGAGCTTAGATGTGTTGACCACATCTTGTGGTGTTTGCAAGGAAGCCCGACTGTCATTCTAACGGCCACTGACTTCTGTCCTCCCAATTACGGCTTGTCTTCGGAATATGGTGGTTGGTGTAATTTTCCCAAGGAACACTTCGAGATGTCAGAAGCAGCATTTGCTGAAATAGCGGAGAAAAAAGCAGATATTGTGCCAGTTCAATATAGGAG GGTGAGGTGTGACAGAAATGGTGGAATGAGATTCACAGTCAGTGGGAATTCTCGATTCTTTCAAGTTCTGATCACAAATGTTGGAATGGATGGTGAATTAGTGGCAGTGAAAGTAAAAGGATCAAGAACAGGATGGATACCATTGGCAAGGAACTGGGGACAAAACTGGCAAAGCAATGTCAATCTTCATGGGCAACCTCTCTCTTTTGAAGTTACCTCTAGCAGTGGAAGAGCACTTACTTCCTATAGCGTTGCACCTGGAAACTGGCAGTTTGGGCAGACATTTGAAGGGAAACAATTTTGA
- the LOC120078065 gene encoding protein THYLAKOID ASSEMBLY 8, chloroplastic-like gives MSFLIRPPSPTILSPSYKLLSSGGEASCLLLGRAEGYRKVTMRGGSENRKPLQKGRNLSIEAIQAVQSLKRTKKDLQQLDRVYDSKIRRLLKFDMMAVLRELLRQNECSLALKVFEDVRNEHWYKPQVSLYADIIRVLASNGLFERVQIIHSYLKAETDLAPEIDGFNALLKALVSHNLGELAMESYYLMKEIGCEPDKASFRIVIKGLESKGEAVDLRTVKQDAQKLYGESLEFLEEEEEAAIAISTH, from the exons ATGAGTTTCTTAATAAGGCCTCCGTCGCCGACGATTCTCAGTCCGTCGTACAAGTTACTGAGCTCTGGGGGGGAAGCATCCTGCCTGCTACTAGGCAGGGCGGAGGGATATCGGAAAGTGACAATGAGAGGCGGAAGTGAAAACCGGAAGCCACTGCAGAAGGGAAGGAACCTCAGCATCGAAGCAATTCAAGCGGTGCAGTCGTTGAAGCGAACGAAGAAAGATTTACAACAACTGGACCGAGTGTATGATTCCAAAATTAGGCGCTTATTAAAGTTCGATATGATGGCTGTCCTTCGCGAGCTCCTTCGCCAGAACGAGTGTTCTTTGGCTCTTAAGGT TTTCGAAGATGTTAGAAATGAACACTGGTACAAGCCTCAGGTCTCGCTGTATGCTGATATTATTAGAGTATTGGCTAGCAATGGATTGTTCGAACGAGTACAAATCATTCATTCGTACTTGAAAGCAGAAACTGACTTAGCACCTGAAATTGACGGGTTTAACGCTCTTTTGAAGGCCTTGGTTAGTCATAATTTAGGTGAACTTGCAATGGAGTCGTATTACTTGATGAAAGAAATAGGTTGTGAGCCAGATAAGGCTTCTTTCAGGATTGTCATAAAAGGATTGGAATCAAAGGGAGAAGCAGTTGATTTAAGAACTGTGAAGCAGGACGCACAAAAGCTTTACGGTGAATCACTTGAGTTtttagaggaggaagaagaggcAGCTATTGCCATATCTACGCACTGA